One Mastacembelus armatus chromosome 10, fMasArm1.2, whole genome shotgun sequence DNA window includes the following coding sequences:
- the rapgef2b gene encoding rap guanine nucleotide exchange factor 2 isoform X9, with protein MIVVDYMDENEEYFQRQASHRQSRRRFRKINQKGERQTIIDTVDPYPTGKPPIARGYHTECNKPQLPADFSRLHLADGLHPQVTHVSSSHSGCSITSDSGSSSLSDIYQATENEPGDMDLSGLPETAVDSEEDDDEEDIERASDPLMSRDIVRDCLEKDPMDRTDDDIEQLLEFMHQLPAFANMTMSVRRELCAVMVFAVVERAGTIVLNDGEELDSWSVILNGSVEVTYPDSRTEILCMGNSFGVSPTMEKEYMKGVMKTKVDDCQFVCIAQQDYCCILNQVEKNMQKVEEEGEIVMVKEHRELDRTGTRKGHIVIKGTPERLTMHLVEEHSVVDPTYIEDFLLTYRTFLSSPMVVGKKLLEWFHDPSLRDKVTRVVLLWVNNHFNDFEGDPAMTHFLEEFENNLEKEKMCGHLRLLNIACAAKAKPRQVTLTKPSRDSPLAFSLLGGQEKGFRIFIDAVDPGSKAAEAGLKRGDQILEVNGQNFENVQLSKANEILKNNTHLSITVKTNLLVFKELLTRPEQDHDLDGEDEHDRKNGAPHLPKIGDIKKASRYSIPDLAVDVEQVMGLEKVSKKAKTNTVGGRNKLKKIFDKTLTSILPPKPYNDVCVGQSQDDSIVGMKQSKQIPPALPVSGNLSSSNPDLLQSHHRILDFNNQPVPIILNMSDQVLRVFKADQQSRYIMIGKDTTAKEVVAQAIREFALTAAPEAYSLCEVSVTPEGVIKQRRLPDQLSKLADRIQLSGRYYLKSNMETETLCSDEDAQDLLREGQISLLQLSTVEVATQLSMRAFELFCAIEPTEYIDDLFKLRSKTGSASLKRFEEAINHETFWVATEVTREPNQLKRMKTIKHFIKIALHCRECKNFNSMFAIISGLNLAPVSRLRGTWEKLPSKYEKLFGDLQDLFDPSRNMAKYRNVLNNQNLQPPIIPLFPVIKKDLTFLHEGNDSKVDGLVNFEKLRMIAKEIRHVGRMASVNMDPALMFRTRKKKWRSLGSLSQGSANAAVLDVTQTGGHKKRVRRSSFLNAKKLYEDAQMARKVKQYLSNLSLETNEESLQTLSLQCEPSISTLPKNAGGKRPDTSPVVSRAANQQRGQLAKGNQALQVPAVALYPSRKKVPVKDLPPFGTSSPQSLKKILSLSEEGSDRHRRQPEDTVSNASSQLFSPPTSPQSSPKKGYRMGDTYSDSGHSEISSRSSLVSNSSFDMAQEERRLRHSGGIGEAHIGGARLERRATTDPDQYSLGSYSSMQDCRGIYVGCPTVLSSPSSEELTQDQGDRVSLDAADSGRGSWTSCSSGSHDNIQTMQQGRSWETLAFGVGGGGIGGLPPGGPEALLGGPAALWAAQARGSWASASSSSSSAAYWGEDSEGDTGTIKRRGGKDVSADPETSSITSTGSEEAKQHSRPSPSPITTGGKGFISRKEGRYREPPPTPPGYTALSISDLSEGQHPVPSVPTSTVTHSGRRPPDYTTALQRSRMVTQSPDSHQAHQVAKQRVGGLHRTRSPAEEQGPEEEEEGESLSSKVIALKKPKPLAQHTPETPRQ; from the exons ctCCCTGCAGACTTCAGCAGACTTCACCTGGCCGACGGCTTGCACCCACAGGTGACCCACGTCTCCTCCAGCCACTCAGGATGTAGTATCACCAGCGACTCTGGAAGCAGCAGCCTGTCAGACATTTACCAG GCCACAGAGAACGAACCAGGTGACATGGACCTGAGTGGCCTGCCAGAGACCGCTGTTGATTcggaggaggatgatgatgaggaggacaTCGAACGAGCGTCGGACCCCCTCATGAGCCGCGACATTGTGCGAGACTGTCTGGAGAAGGACCCCATGGACAGAACCGATGATGACATAG AGCAATTACTGGAGTTCATGCATCAGCTGCCAGCATTTGCCAACATGACCATGTCAGTGAGGAGGGAACTCTGTGCCGTCATGGTTTTCGCTGTGGTCGAGCGTGCTGGTACCATTGTCCTCAATGATGGAGAGGAG CTGGACTCATGGTCAGTGATTCTGAATGGTTCGGTGGAAGTGACGTACCCTGACAGCCGGACAGAGATCCTGTGTATGGGGAACAGCTTTGGGGTGTCACCAACCATGGAGAAGGAATACATGAAGGGTGTAATGAAGACCAAGGTGGATGACTGTCAG TTTGTGTGTATAGCCCAGCAGGACTACTGCTGCATCCTCAACCAGGTAGAGAAGAACATGCAGAAGGTTGAGGAAGAAGGAGAGATTGTCATGGTGAAGGAGCACCGTGAACTAGATCGCACCGGCACCAGGAAAGGGCACATCGTCATTAAG GGCACACCCGAACGTCTAACCATGCACCTAGTGGAGGAGCACTCAGTGGTGGACCCCACCTACATTGAGGACTTCCTGTTGACTTACAGGACCTTCCTCTCCAGCCCCATGGTCGTGGGCAAGAAGCTCCTGGAGTGGTTCCACGACCCCAGTCTCAGGGACAAG GTTACACGGGTAGTCTTGCTGTGGGTAAACAATCATTTCAATGACTTTGAGGGTGACCCTGCCATGACTCACTTTCTGGAAGAGTTTGAAAACAATCTGGAGAAAGAA aaAATGTGTGGGCACCTCAGACTGTTAAATATAGCATGTGCTGCTAAAGCCAAGCCGCGGCAGGTGACACTGACCAAGCCGTCCAGGGACTCTCCACTGGCATTCAGCCTTCTCGGAGGTCAAGAGAAAGGTTTCCGCATTTTCATTGATGCTGTGGACCCTGGGAGCAAGGCAGCAGAAGCCGGCCTTAAACGTGGAGATCAG ATCTTAGAGGTTAATGGGCAGAACTTTGAGAATGTCCAGCTCAGCAAAGCCAATGAGATTCTGAAGAACAACACCCACTTGTCCATAACTGTGAAAACAAACCTTTTAG TGTTTAAAGAGCTGCTAACCAGGCCAGAACAAGACCATGACTTGGATGGTGAGGATGAACATGACAGAAAGAATGGGGCACCCCACCTTCCAAAGATTGGAGACATCAAGAAGGCCAGTCGCTACTCCATCCCCGACCTGGCAGTGGATGTGGAGCAGGTGATGGGCCTGGAAAAggtcagcaagaaagcaaagacCAACACGGTGGGAGGACGCAACAAGCTGAAAAAGATCTTTGACAAGACACTCACCAGCATCCTGCCCCCTAAACCATACAA TGACGTTTGTGTGGGCCAATCACAGGACGACAGCATTGTGGGGATGAAGCAGTCCAAACAGATCCCACCGGCTCTACCCGTCAGTGGGAACCTGTCGTCGTCAAACCCGGACCTTCTGCAGTCTCATCACCGCATCCTCGACTTCAACAACCAgcctg TCCCCATCATACTGA ATATGTCGGATCAGGTCTTACGAGTATTCAAAGCAGACCAGCAGTCTCGGTATATCATGATCGGGAAGGACACAACAGCTAAAGAGGTGGTGGCCCAGGCTATCAGAGAGTTTGCCCTGACTGCAGCACCTGAGGCTTATTCGCTGTGTGAGGTGTCTGTCACACCAGAGGGTGTCATCAAGCAGAGGCGATTGCCAGACCAGCTTTCTAAACTAGCTGACAGGATTCAGCTGAGCGGCAG ATACTACCTAAAGAGCAACATGGAGACAGAAACATTATGTTCAGATGAGGACGCCCAGGACCTGCTTCGAGAAGGCCAGATCTCCCTGTTGCAGCTTAGCACAGTGGAGGTGGCCACCCAGCTCTCCATGCGGGCATTTGAGCTTTTCTGTGCCATCGAGCCCACCGAATATATCGACGACTTGTTCAAGCTGCGTTCCAAGACTGGGTCGGCCAGCCTGAAGCGCTTCGAGGAGGCCATTAACCACGAGACCTTCTGGGTGGCCACGGAGGTGACGCGGGAGCCCAACCAGCTCAAGCGCATGAAGACCATCAAGCACTTCATCAAGATTGCTCTGCATTGCCGCGAGTGCAAGAACTTCAACTCCATGTTTGCCATCATCAG TGGTCTGAACCTGGCTCCAGTGTCCAGACTGAGGGGAACATGGGAGAAACTGCCTAGCAAGTATGAAAAGCTGTTTGGGGACCTGCAGGACCTCTTTGACCCCTCGAGAAATATGGCCAAGTACAGGAATGTCCTCAATAATCAGAACCTCCAGCCGCCAATCATCCCCCTCTTCCCTGTCATCAAGAAGGACCTCACCTTCTTACATGAAG GTAATGACTCTAAAGTGGATGGCCTGGTGAACTTCGAGAAGCTGAGGATGATTGCCAAAGAAATTCGCCATGTTGGTCGCATGGCCTCTGTCAACATGGACCCAGCCCTCATGTTCCGGACCAG GAAGAAGAAATGGAGAAGTTTAGG CTCTCTAAGCCAGGGCAGTGCCAATGCGGCAGTGCTCGATGTCACCCAGACAGGTGGGCACAAGAAGCGGGTGCGTCGCAGCTCCTTCCTCAACGCCAAAAAGCTTTATGAGGACGCCCAGATGGCCAGGAAGGTCAAACAGTACCTGTCCAACCTCAGTCTGGAAACAAACGAGGAGAGTCTGCAGACGCTCTCACTGCAGTGTGAACCTTCCATCAGTACGC TGCCCAAGAATGCCGGTGGGAAACGACCAGACACCTCCCCAGTCGTGTCCAGAGCTGCCAACCAGCAGAGGGGCCAGTTGGCCAAAGGAAACCAGGCCCTCCAGGTCCCTGCCGTGGCCCTTTACCCATCCCGAAAGAAAGTGCCAGTCAAGGACCTGCCGCCTTTTG GCACCAGTTCCCCCCAGTCTTTGAAGAAGATCCTGTCTCTGTCAGAGGAGGGGAGCGACAGGCACCGGAGGCAGCCAGAGGACACAGTGTCCAACGCCTCCTCTCAGCTCTTCTCCCCTCCCACCTCCCCACAGAGCTCGCCCAAGAAGG GGTACAGGATGGGAGATACTTACTCGGACTCCGGTCACAGTGAGATCTCCTCTCGCTCCAGCCTTGTCAGTAACTCATCTTTCGACATGGCCCAGGAAGAGCGGAGACTGCGTCACTCTGGAGGAATCGGGGAAGCGCACATCGGTGGAGCAAGACTGGAGCGAAGAGCCACCACTGACCCTGACCAGTACAGCCTCGG GTCTTACTCATCGATGCAGGACTGTCGGGGTATTTACGTTGGCTGCCCTACAGTGCTTTCCTCGCCCAGTTCAGAGGAGCTGACTCAGGATCAGGGTGATCGTGTTTCCCTTGATGCTGCAGACAGCGGCCGTGGCTCCTGGACTTCCTGCTCCTCTGGTTCCCATGACAACATCCAGACCATGCAGCAGGGCCGCAGCTGGGAGACTCTTGCATTTGGTGTAGGTGGAGGTGGCATCGGAGGGCTCCCTCCAGGTGGACCAGAGGCCTTATTAGGAGGTCCCGCTGCACTGTGGGCAGCACAGGCCAGGGGAAGCTGGGCATCTGCcagctcctcctcatcctcagctGCTTACTGGGGAGAGGACTCTGAAGGTGACACTGGCACCATCAAGAGGAGAGGTGGGAAGGATGTCAGTGCTGACCCAGAAACAAGTAGCATCACATCCACCGGGTCAGAGGAGGCCAAGCAGCACAGCCGGCCATCTCCATCACCCATCACCACTGGGGGTAAAGGCTTCATTT CACGGAAAGAAGGCAGATATCGTGAGCCACCCCCTACTCCCCCCGGATACACAGCCCTGTCCATCTCTGACCTCTCTGAAGGACAGCACCCGGTCCCATCTGTTCCCACATCTACAGTGACCCACTCAGGCCGACGGCCACCAGACTACACCACAGCTCTGCAGCGTTCACGCATGGTCACCCAGTCGCCTGACTCCCACCAGGcccaccaggtggccaaacagCGGGTGGGCGGCCTCCACCGCACTCGCTCACCAGCCGAAGAGCAAGGGCccgaggaggaagaggagggtgagTCCTTGTCTTCCAAAGTAATCGCTCTGAAGAAGCCAAAGCCACTGGCACAGCATACACCTGAGACTCCCAGACAATGA